The nucleotide window TGACCGCACTTTTCTGCGTTATGCCTTTGGCTTTTGCTGCGCAAGGGGATAATTTGTCAAAAATTCATCAGCAAATTCAACAACAAAAACAGAAAATTGAGCAGCAAAAGCGGGAACAGCAGAAACTACAGAGCACATTAAAAACTCAAGAAAATCAGATTAATTCGGTGATCGGGCAATTACGTCAAACGGAATCGGATTTAAAAGAAATTCGCAAAACGATCAGCGATACTGATAGACAAATCAAACAGTTACAAAAACAAGAAAAAGAGCAAAAAGCAAAATTGGCGAAGCAGTTGGATTCCGCTTATCGTTCCGGTGCTAACCCTTCGGTGGCGGAGCGGATGCTGTCTGATAAAGGGCAAAATGCGGAACGCATGAAAGCCTATTATGCCCATTTGAATCAAGTGCGAATGGCATTAATTGAGGATTTAAAGCAGACGCAGGAACAACTGGCGAAACAAAAAGCTGCCATTGCAGAACAACATAAAGAACAACAAACACAGCTTGCCGATCAGAAAAAGCAACAACAAGAATTGCAAAAAGTGCAGAAGGAACGGCAAAGCACATTGAACCAACTGAATCAAAATTTAACGCGTGATGAAAATAAATTAGAAGCGCTGAAAGCGAACGAAAATGCGTTGCGCCAAGAAATCCAACGGGCGGAACAGGCGGCGCGCCAGCAAGAACAACGTGAGCGTGAGGCGTTAGCACAGAAAAAACAGGCGGAAGAAACCAAACATCGCAAGCCTTATCAACCAACAGCGCAAGAGCGCCAACTGCTGAACAGCACTGCCGGATTAGGCACTCCGAAAAAACAATATGGTTTTCCGGTGGCGGGCAAAGTCGTGAACAGTTTTGGGTCTGCGCAAATGGGCGAATTACGCTGGAAAGGTATCGTGATTGCGGCAGGTGCCGGTACGCCGGTGAAAGCCATTGCCGACGGGCGGGTGATTCTGGCTAATTGGCTGCAAGGTTACGGCTTAATGGTGATCGTGAAACACGGTGAGAGCGATTTGAGTTTGTATGGCTATAACCAATCGGTCGCGGTGAAAGAAGGGCAGCTCGTGAAAGCCGGCCAAAAAATCGGTGAAGTGGGCAATAGCGGTGGTCAATCGAAAAACGGATTGTATTTTGAGATTCGTCGCAAAGGCGTGGCAGTGAATCCGTTAGGTTGGTTGCGATGACCTTAGCAGTCAGAAAAACGTTGTTGTTGGTGACCGCACTTTTGGCAGCGTCCTTTGCCTATTCTGCTAAGCTTGCCATAGTGATTGACGATTTAGGTTATCATGTAAAAGAAGACGAACAAATTTTGGCGATGCCGAAAGCGGTGTCGGTGGCGATTATTCCGGCAGCGCCTTATGCCAAACAACGTAATCAACAAGCGTCCCAACAAGGGCGTGATATTCTCATTCATATGCCCATGGAAACGGTGTCTAAAATGAAAATTGAAGACGGCGGATTGCATTTGGGAATGTCGCAAGGGGAGGTGAGCCATCGGGTGCAAACAGCTCACAATATTGTTTCCAACGCCATTGGGATGAACAATCACATGGGCAGTGCGGCCACGGCAGATGGGCCTTTAATGACCAAATTAATGACCGAACTTCGTGAGCGTCATTTGTCTTTCCTTGATAGCCGTACCATCGGCCGCAGTGTGGCAGGTAAAATTGCGAAAGAACAAGGTGTACGGACGTTAGATCGGCACATCTTTTTAGACGACAGTGATGCGTTTGCTGATGTGCAACAACAATTTCAAGCCGCCGTACAATATGCGCAGAAACACGGCATCGCCATTGCCATCGGGCATCCGCGAAAAAATACCATTGCCGTCTTGCAAGCGGGCATCGCCAATTTGCCGGCGGACGTTCAGCTTGTTTCTATGGGCAGTTTGTGGCGAAATGAAAAAGTCGCCCCGCCAAAACCTTTTATACTTCTCTTTAGCGAAATGCCTGCCCCGACCTCCACTCCACCTTATACCGCAGTGCCATTGTTACGTGGCATGCCTTAGTCTTGTCGTTTAGTTACACAGATGCTTTAGAAAGCTTTTGTAACAGCCTATCCATCGCACGATAGCCAAGAGCTTCTGCTAAGTGTCGCTGGTGAATGTGCTTTTCCCCTTCTAAATCCGCAATGGTGCGGGAAACTTTCAGTATGCGGTGGTATGCCCGCACAGACAGCCCGAGTTTGGTCAACGCATTTTCTAAAAATAACGCGTCTTTCTCTTCCAATTTGCAATCCCGTTCAATTTCTTTGCTGGTTAAATGGGCGTTAATTTTGCCGGCACGTTGCAGTTGAATGGCACGGGCGGCTAAGACTTTCTCTCTCACTATGGCACTGGATTCGCCACGATCACCACTATTTTGCAGACTCCCTTGCGGCAGCAATGGCACCTCAATAGATAAATCGAAACGATCTAAAAATGGGCCTGATAGGCGATTTAAATAGCGCATGATTTGTTGTGGCGATGTGCGGTTATGGGTACCTTGATAATGCCCTGTCGGGCTGGGATTCATGGCGGCAATCAGCTGAAATCTTGCCGGAAATTGAATCTTGGCATTGGCGCGAGAAATGATGATTTCACCACTTTCTAACGGCTGGCGTAGGGCGTCTAACACCTTGCGTTCAAATTCTGGCAGTTCATCTAAAAACAACACGCCATTGTGTGCGAGGGAAATTTCCCCGGGTTTTGGAATCGAACCGCCACCTACCAATGCCGGTGTGGAAGCGCTGTGATGAGGCGCACGAAAAGGACGCTGTTTCCAGTTGTGAAAATTCAGTTCATTTTGTACAAGGCTTGCAACCGCGGCAGTTTCAATGGCTTCTTGATCGGTCATTTCCGGCAGTAATCCCGTTAAGCGACTGGCAAGCATGGTCTTTCCTGTACCGGGCGGACCTAAAAATAACAGATTGTGCTGTCCTGCTGCGGCAATCATTAAAGCGCGCTTAGCATGTTGTTGTCCGATGATGTCTGTCAGATCTTTGGGATTTTCAGGGAAAAAATCCACCGCACTTTGAGTTTTGATGTCGCCGGCAAGAGGTAGCTCCCCTTGTTCATTAAGAAATTGCACCACATCTAATAAGGAATTGGCGTAATAGGTTTCTTGCTCAGAAACCAGTGACGCTTCGTTGGCATTGCCTTGTGCAATAATGCATTTTCGCTTGGCTTGTTTCGCCGCCAGAATCGCAGGGATGACGCCATGCACGGCACGCAGTTGACCAGTCAGGGCAAGTTCGCCGATAAATTCAAACTGTTTTAATTTTTCCGGATCGATATAACCAAAGGCGGCAATCATACCAATCGCAATAGGCAAATCAAAACGTCCGCCTTCTTTGGGTAAGTCTGCCGGGGCGAGGTTGACGGTAATGCGCTTGGCAGGATATTTGAATTCAGCATTGAGCAACGCACTGCGGACACGATCTTGGGCTTCTTTCACCGTTTTTTCCGGTAACCCAACCAGCGTAAAACTTGGCTTACCGTTGCTCAAATGCACCTCAATGGTAACCAGTGGCGCTTGAACGCCCATGGAGGCGCGGCTGTAAACGATGGCTAAAGACATATTGGGCTCCGTAATGCTGAAGAAAAAGGCGGAGCGCCAAAATAAAAAAATTGCGAAATGAAAGAAATTCACACCGCACTTTTTTGCGATCAGAATCGCAGAAATGGCTTTTTTTAGGCAAAAACCGGCGCAAACCACGTATCTAATTTAGTGGCCAAGCGATCAATCCCGGTGCGTTTCAAGGCTGAAAACGCCTCCACTTGAATGTCACCTTGGAACGGTAAAATCGCTTCACGCACCATTTTGACTTGTTTGCTGCGTTCGCTTTGGCTCAGTTTATCCGCTTTTGTAAGCAGTAATAACACCGGTTTTTCAGAGGCCACCGCCCATTCAATCATTTGCTGGTCCAAATCTTTGAGCGGATGGCGAATATCCATCAAAATCACAATTCCGGCAAGGCATTCGCGTTTTTGCAAATATTCACCAAGGGCTTGTTGCCATTGCAATTTCATTTGTTCCGGCACGGCAGCATAGCCATAGCCCGGCAAATCCACTAACTTGCATTGTGGCTCCACCTCAAACAAATTGATGAGCTGGGTACGCCCCGGGGTTTTTGACGTACGAGCAAGGTTTTTCTGATTCGTTAAGGCATTCAGTGCCGTTGATTTGCCTGCATTAGAGCGGCCGGCAAAAGCGATTTCAACGCCACTGTCTTCCGGCAGACTTTTGAGGTTCGGTGAACTGGTTAAAAAATGAGTTTTGTGATAATTCAGTTTAATCTCTGACATGATGTGCTTTGTATGCTAGGTGATAAATTGCCGGCTAGGATACTTTATCAACCGCAAAAAAACGACAAAAAAATGCAAAAAAGGGGAGATTATGCGAAAATGCGCTCCAACTTTATTTCTATTTTGATTGTGGCATCCAATGACTCAACACGCTCTTTATCAATGGCCTCATCCTCTCGCTTTGTATCCGGATCGAGGTAAAAAATCGTATCGCATGAAACGCTTACGTTATCGCTTACGCTCCCTTCTTCACCGACAAGCCATTAAAAAATTTGAATATTTTGTCAATCAGAACGCGTCGCTCGTGCCTCTGCTAAATACCCGCCCGGATTTTAGCTATCCCTTGGCGCACCGTTTCTTAGATAAACGCTTTAGTGCCAAACAACGCTTGGAGGCCATGTGCGACAACCTGACATTTTTACCGGAAAAATTGACCGCACTTGGTTTGCCGCCGTTGTGGCAACACGCCATTTCTTTTGGTGAAGTGATTCCTGACTTTGAGCTTAAATTAATGCTTAGCGAACATCAGCCAATGGAAGGGTTTTGGACATTGGAACTGATTCATTCACCAAGCCAAGAATTGGTGTATTTATTGACTTTCGGCAAAGTGCAACAGGCGCTTTTAATTGCGGTG belongs to Aggregatibacter sp. 2125159857 and includes:
- the envC gene encoding murein hydrolase activator EnvC, yielding MPLAFAAQGDNLSKIHQQIQQQKQKIEQQKREQQKLQSTLKTQENQINSVIGQLRQTESDLKEIRKTISDTDRQIKQLQKQEKEQKAKLAKQLDSAYRSGANPSVAERMLSDKGQNAERMKAYYAHLNQVRMALIEDLKQTQEQLAKQKAAIAEQHKEQQTQLADQKKQQQELQKVQKERQSTLNQLNQNLTRDENKLEALKANENALRQEIQRAEQAARQQEQREREALAQKKQAEETKHRKPYQPTAQERQLLNSTAGLGTPKKQYGFPVAGKVVNSFGSAQMGELRWKGIVIAAGAGTPVKAIADGRVILANWLQGYGLMVIVKHGESDLSLYGYNQSVAVKEGQLVKAGQKIGEVGNSGGQSKNGLYFEIRRKGVAVNPLGWLR
- a CDS encoding divergent polysaccharide deacetylase family protein, which encodes MTLAVRKTLLLVTALLAASFAYSAKLAIVIDDLGYHVKEDEQILAMPKAVSVAIIPAAPYAKQRNQQASQQGRDILIHMPMETVSKMKIEDGGLHLGMSQGEVSHRVQTAHNIVSNAIGMNNHMGSAATADGPLMTKLMTELRERHLSFLDSRTIGRSVAGKIAKEQGVRTLDRHIFLDDSDAFADVQQQFQAAVQYAQKHGIAIAIGHPRKNTIAVLQAGIANLPADVQLVSMGSLWRNEKVAPPKPFILLFSEMPAPTSTPPYTAVPLLRGMP
- a CDS encoding YifB family Mg chelatase-like AAA ATPase — protein: MSLAIVYSRASMGVQAPLVTIEVHLSNGKPSFTLVGLPEKTVKEAQDRVRSALLNAEFKYPAKRITVNLAPADLPKEGGRFDLPIAIGMIAAFGYIDPEKLKQFEFIGELALTGQLRAVHGVIPAILAAKQAKRKCIIAQGNANEASLVSEQETYYANSLLDVVQFLNEQGELPLAGDIKTQSAVDFFPENPKDLTDIIGQQHAKRALMIAAAGQHNLLFLGPPGTGKTMLASRLTGLLPEMTDQEAIETAAVASLVQNELNFHNWKQRPFRAPHHSASTPALVGGGSIPKPGEISLAHNGVLFLDELPEFERKVLDALRQPLESGEIIISRANAKIQFPARFQLIAAMNPSPTGHYQGTHNRTSPQQIMRYLNRLSGPFLDRFDLSIEVPLLPQGSLQNSGDRGESSAIVREKVLAARAIQLQRAGKINAHLTSKEIERDCKLEEKDALFLENALTKLGLSVRAYHRILKVSRTIADLEGEKHIHQRHLAEALGYRAMDRLLQKLSKASV
- the yihA gene encoding ribosome biogenesis GTP-binding protein YihA/YsxC, with the protein product MSEIKLNYHKTHFLTSSPNLKSLPEDSGVEIAFAGRSNAGKSTALNALTNQKNLARTSKTPGRTQLINLFEVEPQCKLVDLPGYGYAAVPEQMKLQWQQALGEYLQKRECLAGIVILMDIRHPLKDLDQQMIEWAVASEKPVLLLLTKADKLSQSERSKQVKMVREAILPFQGDIQVEAFSALKRTGIDRLATKLDTWFAPVFA
- a CDS encoding DUF535 family protein; amino-acid sequence: MTQHALYQWPHPLALYPDRGKKSYRMKRLRYRLRSLLHRQAIKKFEYFVNQNASLVPLLNTRPDFSYPLAHRFLDKRFSAKQRLEAMCDNLTFLPEKLTALGLPPLWQHAISFGEVIPDFELKLMLSEHQPMEGFWTLELIHSPSQELVYLLTFGKVQQALLIAVIQGPNFEGSKDMVKLLTKKCHGLRPAYLMVEAMKALTKVLGYSALWGIPHKYQNKSRIVQSKRYVVDYDAIFAESAGTLKDYWELPLHFETKNMDDIPSNKRSMYRKRYAMLEQLQENMATALKVR